The proteins below are encoded in one region of Methanofollis aquaemaris:
- a CDS encoding lectin like domain-containing protein: protein MSTMTNQHLPIITLLLCLCLALPGVQGAAALDIETAPLNPDFVRYMDEQETAPSELSLFLAAAPPPEMSEHEYPVYPNSLIPAPGTPLWSGGVVTATADPPAEPYFNLADEGRVTAVKDQGKCGACWTFGSLGSLESALLTDGLGSWDFSENNMKNTHGFDAGPCDGGNALMATAYLTRWSGPVNESDDPYLLPVPPSGSPAGLSPVMQVQNVTFLPPRAGPLDNDLVKATIKEEGGLYASFLVNYSCFGPGASTYYLSENSTAKLDGAHAILLVGWDDAYPAANFVEAPPGDGAFIARNSWGTSSGDGGYFSISYYDRSIGRFQNPAIEYIGTGRATAAVLFTGEPAGTYDHLYQYDPLGWTTSIGTGTTTTMYGANVFTAERYEDLEAVSFFTREPGTIYELRVDLNEGDTSRQVYAANGTMTLPGYHTLPLGAPVPLVPGQDFAVTIKVTAPTDTYPLIVEKPVAGYSSEASAHPGESFMSVDGEHWEDLTASFPDTNLCIKAFTGDPVSVPGDYATIQEAVDAALPGDVILVKNGTYHENVVVDRPLTLAGSGDPVIDGDGGDALTLTGANITVRSITLTDGADGVLVTGNDAALMDLTVTGCTEDGIDLEGASNVSVIGADVRGVGQTGILVNGAFGAGVFGCDVSGSGADGIAVASSEAFTLADCTAVGNAGAGLDLDGVRNGTVSRNTMAENRWNIRFAPAAGHEGSVAIAETNTVDGRPVYVWTGRQDEVVPTDAGMVYLVECRNIAAEDLVLSGNYVGLVVFNSTGVTVRNVTATGNYAGAFCQGSEDLSINASAFVGNELSGLSSLNNTATAVTGSLIADNQVGAFLAAGSPDETALWHNTFANNTGGHLSLEGQVALNSTASLPYRYGDAYYTHALGNFWDDYAGNDTDGDGIGETPYVISGLNDTSPLIVSADHYGVGEVPLPPTPTPTPTPVPPSPSGGGGGGGGGGHRAPSPPVPFPVEPAVPLHEASYEVKSQSAVSAIDLTAAADLDGVTVVAEKKSLPSGIAPPAAPVYEYDEITLSHLTDAEVRGAAISFAVPLAWMEAQGADTGEIVLLRYHDGAWASLETKFVKEENGEALYVAETPGFSYFAIAVAEKPQGEGAPTSPGVVEEAPTGTPAPDASTTPKPTPVGLAIPCLAAGLAALLFARRR, encoded by the coding sequence ATGAGCACCATGACCAACCAGCACCTGCCGATCATAACTCTCCTCCTCTGCCTCTGCCTCGCCCTCCCCGGCGTGCAGGGAGCGGCGGCCCTCGATATCGAGACCGCACCGCTGAACCCCGACTTTGTCCGGTATATGGATGAACAGGAGACAGCCCCTTCCGAGCTGTCTCTCTTCCTTGCGGCCGCACCCCCACCTGAAATGTCGGAGCATGAATATCCCGTCTATCCGAACAGTCTGATCCCTGCGCCCGGCACCCCGCTCTGGTCCGGCGGTGTCGTCACGGCGACGGCCGACCCGCCCGCGGAGCCGTACTTCAACCTCGCCGACGAGGGCCGCGTCACCGCGGTGAAGGACCAGGGGAAGTGCGGGGCCTGCTGGACCTTCGGCTCTCTTGGATCGCTTGAGTCTGCACTCCTCACCGACGGGTTGGGCAGTTGGGATTTCTCTGAGAACAATATGAAGAACACCCACGGCTTCGACGCCGGGCCCTGCGACGGCGGCAACGCCCTCATGGCGACGGCCTATCTCACCAGGTGGTCGGGCCCGGTGAACGAGAGCGACGACCCCTACCTCCTCCCGGTCCCGCCCTCCGGGTCGCCCGCCGGACTCTCGCCGGTGATGCAGGTCCAGAACGTCACCTTCCTCCCGCCGCGTGCCGGCCCCCTCGACAACGATCTTGTCAAGGCGACGATCAAAGAGGAGGGCGGGCTCTATGCCAGTTTCCTGGTGAACTACTCCTGCTTCGGGCCGGGGGCTTCCACCTACTACCTCTCCGAGAACAGCACCGCAAAGCTCGACGGCGCCCACGCCATCCTCCTTGTCGGATGGGACGACGCCTACCCGGCCGCGAACTTCGTCGAGGCTCCGCCCGGCGACGGCGCCTTCATCGCCAGGAACTCCTGGGGCACCTCCTCGGGGGACGGAGGTTACTTCTCCATCTCGTACTATGATCGGAGTATCGGGCGCTTCCAGAACCCTGCGATAGAATACATCGGCACCGGCCGGGCCACGGCGGCCGTGCTCTTCACCGGCGAACCGGCCGGCACCTACGACCACCTCTACCAGTACGACCCCCTCGGCTGGACCACCAGCATCGGCACCGGCACCACGACCACGATGTACGGCGCCAATGTCTTCACCGCAGAACGCTACGAAGACCTGGAGGCGGTGAGTTTCTTCACCCGCGAGCCCGGCACGATCTATGAGCTCCGGGTCGACCTCAACGAGGGGGACACCTCCCGTCAGGTCTATGCCGCAAACGGGACGATGACACTCCCCGGCTATCACACCCTCCCGCTCGGCGCACCGGTGCCCCTCGTCCCCGGCCAGGACTTTGCGGTGACCATCAAAGTCACCGCCCCGACCGACACCTATCCCCTCATTGTCGAGAAACCGGTTGCAGGCTACTCAAGTGAAGCCTCGGCCCATCCTGGCGAGAGTTTCATGAGCGTCGACGGGGAGCACTGGGAAGACCTGACCGCATCGTTCCCCGACACCAACCTCTGCATCAAGGCCTTCACCGGAGATCCCGTCAGCGTGCCCGGCGACTATGCCACCATCCAGGAGGCCGTCGACGCCGCCCTGCCCGGCGATGTGATCCTTGTCAAAAACGGAACGTACCATGAGAATGTCGTGGTCGACCGGCCGCTCACCCTTGCCGGGAGCGGCGACCCGGTCATCGACGGCGATGGCGGGGACGCGCTCACCCTGACCGGGGCGAATATCACCGTCCGGAGTATCACCCTCACCGATGGTGCCGACGGCGTCCTGGTCACCGGCAACGATGCCGCGCTCATGGACCTGACCGTCACCGGTTGCACTGAGGACGGCATCGATCTTGAAGGCGCGTCAAATGTCTCCGTCATCGGCGCCGACGTCCGGGGGGTCGGTCAAACCGGCATCCTGGTCAACGGGGCCTTTGGGGCCGGAGTGTTCGGGTGCGATGTCTCCGGGAGCGGGGCCGACGGGATCGCCGTCGCCTCCTCCGAAGCCTTTACCCTGGCCGACTGCACGGCTGTCGGGAATGCCGGGGCCGGCCTGGACCTCGACGGGGTGCGGAACGGCACGGTCTCCCGGAACACGATGGCCGAGAACCGATGGAACATCCGCTTCGCCCCGGCCGCGGGCCATGAGGGCTCGGTCGCGATTGCCGAGACGAACACCGTCGACGGCAGACCGGTCTATGTATGGACCGGCAGGCAGGACGAGGTTGTGCCCACAGACGCCGGCATGGTGTACCTGGTGGAGTGCCGGAACATCGCCGCCGAAGACCTCGTCCTCTCCGGCAACTATGTCGGCCTGGTCGTCTTCAACTCGACCGGTGTCACCGTCAGGAATGTCACGGCCACCGGCAATTATGCGGGGGCGTTCTGCCAGGGCTCAGAAGATCTCTCGATCAATGCCTCAGCCTTCGTGGGCAACGAACTCTCGGGGCTCTCGTCTCTCAACAATACTGCAACCGCCGTCACCGGTTCGCTCATCGCCGACAACCAGGTGGGTGCGTTCCTCGCCGCCGGGAGTCCGGACGAGACCGCCCTCTGGCACAACACCTTTGCGAACAACACCGGCGGCCACCTCTCCCTCGAAGGACAGGTCGCCCTGAACTCCACCGCATCGCTCCCATACCGCTACGGGGACGCCTATTACACCCACGCCCTCGGCAACTTCTGGGACGATTATGCCGGGAACGACACTGACGGCGACGGCATCGGGGAGACGCCGTATGTCATCTCCGGTCTCAACGACACCTCTCCCCTGATCGTGTCAGCCGATCACTACGGTGTCGGCGAAGTCCCGCTGCCGCCCACACCAACCCCGACACCGACGCCTGTCCCGCCCTCGCCCTCCGGCGGCGGGGGTGGAGGCGGTGGCGGCGGCCACCGTGCTCCGTCGCCCCCGGTGCCCTTCCCGGTGGAACCTGCCGTCCCCCTCCATGAGGCCTCGTACGAGGTGAAGAGTCAGTCCGCGGTCTCGGCGATCGACCTGACCGCGGCCGCCGACCTCGACGGTGTGACGGTGGTCGCCGAGAAGAAATCCCTTCCCTCCGGCATCGCCCCGCCCGCGGCCCCGGTCTACGAGTACGACGAGATCACGCTCTCTCATCTCACCGACGCCGAGGTCCGCGGCGCTGCGATCTCCTTCGCCGTGCCCCTCGCATGGATGGAGGCGCAGGGTGCCGACACCGGGGAGATCGTCCTCCTCAGGTATCATGACGGCGCCTGGGCCTCCCTTGAGACGAAGTTTGTGAAAGAGGAGAACGGCGAAGCATTGTATGTGGCGGAGACGCCGGGCTTCTCGTACTTCGCGATCGCCGTTGCGGAGAAGCCGCAGGGAGAGGGAGCGCCGACCTCGCCGGGGGTTGTCGAAGAGGCTCCGACCGGGACACCGGCCCCCGATGCCTCCACGACCCCGAAGCCGACGCCGGTCGGGCTCGCCATCCCCTGCCTGGCGGCAGGTCTTGCGGCCCTCCTCTTTGCAAGGAGGAGATGA
- a CDS encoding TIGR00266 family protein yields the protein MKYEIIGDNLQMVKTTLASGEKINAEAGAMVNMSGNMQMDSHLKGGLFGGIKRMLTSESLFLTEFTPKGSEGFVSFAGNVPGRIFPVDVNGKEFIAQKDAYLCSEEGVTLDIAFTKKLRSGFFGGEGFILQRLHGNGRVFLHCCGDIIEMDLAAGETIRAETGLVVGFDSTVDYSIELAGGVKTVFFGGEGLFLTTLTGPGKVVLQSMDIAKLAGSLIPYLPTQTSGD from the coding sequence ATGAAGTACGAGATAATCGGAGACAACCTCCAGATGGTGAAGACGACCCTTGCCTCGGGCGAGAAGATCAATGCCGAGGCCGGGGCCATGGTGAACATGAGCGGGAACATGCAGATGGATTCCCACCTGAAGGGTGGCCTCTTCGGCGGGATCAAAAGAATGCTCACCAGCGAGAGCCTCTTCCTGACCGAGTTCACCCCGAAAGGCAGCGAGGGTTTCGTCTCCTTCGCCGGGAATGTACCGGGCCGGATCTTCCCGGTGGACGTGAACGGGAAAGAGTTCATCGCCCAGAAGGATGCCTACCTCTGCTCTGAGGAGGGCGTGACCCTCGACATCGCCTTCACGAAGAAACTGCGGTCGGGGTTTTTCGGCGGCGAAGGGTTCATCCTCCAGCGTCTCCACGGAAACGGCAGGGTCTTCCTCCACTGCTGCGGCGACATCATCGAGATGGACCTCGCGGCCGGGGAGACGATCAGGGCCGAGACCGGGCTTGTGGTCGGGTTCGACTCGACGGTCGACTACTCCATCGAACTTGCCGGCGGCGTGAAGACCGTTTTCTTCGGCGGCGAAGGCCTCTTTCTGACCACCCTCACCGGACCGGGCAAGGTCGTCCTCCAGTCGATGGACATCGCCAAACTTGCCGGGTCGCTCATCCCCTATCTCCCGACCCAGACTTCGGGGGACTGA
- a CDS encoding lectin like domain-containing protein, with the protein MTIPSRHILTVLVCVGLALLAMPGAAAPLDQSFFLSPNEPAPSPGADDPPTADAVPDFEAASLNQSFILPLDDPGTFPGADGTLTAGAVPGLEAAPLNPAFVRYQEEQEAANGPVLLCAVAPEDRALPPLTGLLPSPVTLVWSDGGVVAATAEPPSEAYFNLADEGRVTAVKDQGKCGSCWTFASLGSLESALLTDGLGEWNLSENNMKNTHGFDWGPCDGGNAFMATAYLARWSGPVNESDDPYLLPNPSPDSPAGLAPVLQVQNVTYLPPRDGPLDNDLIKTTIKEDGGLYAGFLVNYSCFGPNAATYYLPENSTAKLDGGHAVLLVGWDDAYPAANFVETPPGDGAFIAKNSWGTSLGDNGYFYISYYDRSVGRFKNPAREYIGDGGATATVLFTGEPLGTYDHLYQYDPLGSTRSIGISTTMYGANLFTVERYENLHAVSIFTREPDTAYEVRVSSLDGGIPYQTSSAHGTMALPGYHTVPLDTPVPLVPGQNFSVTLKLTAPTDTHPLAVEMPIEDYSSNATAHTGESFVSIDGREWADLTDFFPDTNLCIKAFTRDPLSVPGDYATIQAAVEAALPGQMVFIEDGTYAENVVIDKPLALVGSRDAVIDGGAGTALTLTGSTVTLRGFSITGGDDGVLVAGNDTTLVDLHLIGCGGDGIEIDGASKTFIADTEVLDGMHDGIKVNNASNVFVFGCALTGNGGNGMSVDDASSVIAYRCNLTGNDDDGMRTNTAVGVMVLQCTLAGNGDDGIWAIDTADLSVYNSNVSVNHDSGVEVSRSNRTVFVDVNAAANGESGIDLSSADAFMVTRCTATGNGESGIALYDVKNGGLSQNTMAGHKWNINFAPSDGAEDTVVIDETNTVDGKPVYVWNDRYDEAVPTDAGMVYLMGCRNVTAADLTLSGNFMGLYVYNSTDITVRNVLASGNNAGAYCRYVDNLSVDASAMEANGFAGFVSQNCTALEVTGSRIADNIVGAIVVADDPADTLFWRNSFVNNSAGHFAAMGGQVTLNTAAPLMYRYNGTYYTHALGNYWDDYAGNDTDGDGVGETPYTARNAFTPMSVNDTCPLVAPADRYVPGFPDNDGGDDWGGIGVGGDLNAGATTSMQFRGSAVTEITLTAAKRIDGVMVTVAPVDEGPDGLDSAVYQYLTANLTYVTDDAIAEANFTFDVPAAWLNEHGLAPDEVALWRYHNETWVALPTEIVREESGRIVYRATSPGFSYFAVAAGRAIEPAVTVPSAESVDLNATAANATAEKPVVSETPLPTASTAATTPAPTAPAQSPLPWWLAVLAAGGTISFTRRR; encoded by the coding sequence ATGACCATCCCATCACGACATATTCTGACAGTGCTCGTCTGTGTGGGGCTTGCCCTCCTTGCCATGCCCGGTGCGGCCGCCCCCCTGGACCAGTCCTTCTTCCTTTCTCCGAATGAACCAGCCCCTTCCCCGGGGGCGGACGACCCTCCGACTGCCGATGCGGTCCCTGACTTTGAGGCCGCATCCCTGAACCAGTCCTTCATCCTCCCTCTGGATGATCCGGGCACCTTCCCCGGCGCAGACGGCACCCTGACCGCCGGTGCGGTTCCCGGCCTCGAGGCCGCTCCCCTGAACCCGGCATTTGTCAGGTATCAGGAGGAACAGGAAGCAGCGAACGGCCCCGTGCTCCTCTGCGCGGTCGCCCCCGAGGACAGGGCCCTCCCACCCCTCACCGGACTCCTCCCCTCACCCGTCACCCTGGTCTGGTCTGATGGTGGTGTCGTCGCTGCGACGGCCGAACCGCCATCGGAGGCTTACTTCAACCTCGCCGACGAGGGCCGCGTCACTGCGGTGAAGGACCAGGGGAAATGCGGATCCTGCTGGACCTTCGCCTCTCTCGGGTCGCTGGAGTCCGCGCTCCTCACCGACGGCCTGGGGGAGTGGAACCTCTCTGAGAATAATATGAAAAACACCCACGGCTTCGACTGGGGGCCCTGCGACGGCGGCAACGCCTTCATGGCGACCGCCTACCTCGCCCGGTGGTCCGGGCCGGTGAACGAGTCTGACGACCCCTACCTCCTCCCGAACCCCTCCCCAGACTCCCCCGCCGGCCTTGCGCCGGTGCTGCAGGTGCAGAATGTCACCTACCTCCCGCCGCGGGACGGTCCCCTCGACAACGACCTGATCAAGACGACGATCAAAGAGGACGGGGGGCTCTATGCCGGGTTCCTGGTGAACTACTCCTGTTTCGGACCGAACGCGGCCACCTACTATCTGCCTGAGAACAGCACCGCCAAACTCGACGGCGGCCACGCCGTCCTCCTGGTCGGATGGGACGACGCCTACCCGGCCGCAAACTTCGTCGAGACCCCGCCCGGCGACGGCGCCTTCATCGCGAAAAATTCCTGGGGCACGTCGCTCGGGGACAACGGCTACTTCTACATCTCCTACTATGACCGGAGCGTCGGGCGCTTCAAGAACCCGGCGAGGGAGTATATCGGCGACGGTGGGGCCACGGCGACCGTGCTCTTCACCGGCGAACCGCTCGGCACCTACGACCACCTCTACCAGTACGACCCTCTCGGCTCCACCCGGAGCATCGGCATCTCGACCACGATGTACGGCGCGAACCTCTTCACCGTGGAACGCTACGAGAATCTGCATGCCGTGAGTATCTTCACCCGCGAACCCGACACCGCGTACGAGGTCAGGGTCTCTTCCCTGGATGGGGGCATCCCGTACCAGACGTCCTCCGCACACGGGACGATGGCACTCCCCGGCTACCACACCGTCCCGCTCGACACCCCGGTGCCCCTCGTCCCGGGCCAGAACTTCTCGGTGACCCTCAAACTCACCGCCCCGACCGACACCCACCCTCTCGCCGTCGAGATGCCGATCGAGGACTACTCGAGCAATGCCACCGCCCACACGGGCGAGAGTTTTGTGAGCATCGACGGGAGAGAGTGGGCCGACCTGACCGATTTCTTCCCTGACACCAACCTCTGCATCAAGGCCTTCACGCGCGATCCCCTCAGCGTGCCCGGGGACTATGCGACCATCCAGGCGGCGGTCGAAGCCGCCCTGCCCGGCCAGATGGTCTTCATTGAAGACGGCACCTATGCCGAGAACGTCGTGATCGACAAACCGCTCGCCCTCGTCGGTTCACGCGACGCCGTCATCGACGGAGGCGCCGGGACCGCGCTCACCCTGACCGGATCCACTGTCACCCTCCGGGGATTCTCGATCACCGGCGGGGACGACGGCGTCCTGGTCGCCGGCAACGACACAACGCTCGTCGACCTGCATCTCATCGGGTGCGGGGGAGACGGAATCGAGATTGACGGCGCTTCAAAGACCTTCATCGCCGACACCGAGGTTCTTGATGGCATGCACGACGGGATCAAGGTCAACAACGCCTCAAATGTCTTTGTGTTCGGGTGCGCTCTCACCGGGAACGGCGGCAACGGGATGAGCGTCGACGATGCCTCAAGCGTCATCGCGTATCGGTGCAATCTCACCGGGAACGACGACGACGGGATGAGAACCAATACTGCCGTCGGCGTCATGGTGCTCCAGTGCACCCTCGCCGGGAACGGTGACGACGGGATATGGGCCATTGATACCGCCGACCTCAGTGTGTACAACTCCAACGTATCGGTGAACCATGATAGCGGCGTCGAAGTCTCCCGTTCCAACAGGACGGTATTCGTCGACGTGAACGCCGCCGCCAACGGTGAGAGCGGGATCGACCTCTCGTCCGCCGACGCGTTCATGGTGACACGCTGCACGGCCACCGGCAACGGCGAGAGCGGGATTGCTCTCTACGACGTGAAGAACGGGGGGCTCTCACAGAACACGATGGCCGGGCATAAGTGGAACATCAACTTCGCCCCCTCAGACGGCGCTGAAGACACCGTCGTGATTGACGAGACGAACACCGTCGACGGAAAACCGGTCTATGTCTGGAACGACCGGTACGACGAGGCCGTGCCCACCGATGCCGGCATGGTGTACCTGATGGGATGCCGGAACGTCACCGCCGCGGACCTCACGCTCTCGGGCAACTTTATGGGGCTGTATGTCTACAACTCGACCGACATCACGGTCAGGAATGTCCTGGCCTCCGGCAACAATGCAGGGGCGTACTGCCGGTACGTCGACAACCTCTCGGTCGACGCCTCGGCGATGGAGGCCAACGGGTTTGCAGGGTTCGTGTCGCAGAACTGCACGGCCCTCGAGGTCACGGGCTCGCGCATCGCCGACAACATCGTGGGTGCGATCGTTGTCGCCGACGATCCGGCCGACACCCTGTTCTGGCGCAACTCCTTTGTCAACAACAGCGCGGGCCACTTCGCCGCGATGGGGGGGCAGGTCACCCTGAATACCGCGGCGCCGCTCATGTACCGCTATAACGGCACCTACTACACCCATGCCCTCGGCAACTACTGGGACGACTATGCGGGCAACGACACCGACGGCGACGGGGTCGGGGAGACGCCGTACACCGCCCGGAACGCGTTTACTCCGATGAGCGTCAACGACACCTGTCCGCTGGTCGCACCGGCGGACCGGTATGTGCCCGGCTTCCCCGACAACGACGGCGGGGACGACTGGGGCGGTATCGGTGTCGGCGGCGACCTGAACGCGGGCGCCACCACCTCGATGCAGTTCAGGGGTTCGGCGGTGACCGAGATCACTCTCACCGCTGCGAAGCGGATCGACGGGGTCATGGTGACCGTCGCCCCGGTGGATGAGGGGCCCGACGGTCTGGACAGCGCGGTGTACCAGTACCTCACTGCCAACCTCACCTATGTTACCGACGATGCGATTGCTGAGGCGAACTTCACCTTCGACGTCCCGGCGGCATGGCTGAACGAGCATGGGCTCGCACCGGACGAGGTTGCGCTCTGGCGCTATCACAATGAAACATGGGTGGCGCTCCCGACCGAGATCGTGCGCGAGGAGAGTGGCCGTATTGTCTATCGTGCAACGTCGCCGGGCTTCTCGTACTTCGCCGTGGCGGCGGGCCGGGCGATAGAGCCCGCGGTGACTGTGCCGTCTGCGGAGTCCGTGGATCTGAACGCGACAGCGGCGAACGCCACCGCGGAAAAACCGGTCGTCTCCGAGACGCCGTTACCGACTGCATCGACCGCGGCCACGACTCCCGCACCGACCGCCCCGGCGCAGAGCCCTCTGCCCTGGTGGCTGGCAGTGCTTGCGGCCGGAGGAACAATCTCCTTCACCCGCCGCCGGTGA
- a CDS encoding adenosylhomocysteinase yields the protein MKTGQQKMDWARQYMPVLGSIRKEFEETKPLAGVTIGMALHVEAKTAVLVETLAAGGAEVYITGCNPLSTQDDVASALGKVPGVHCYAKRACSNDEYYAAINRVLDARPSITIDDGMDLIHELHTHRQDILKDVVGGCEETTTGIHRLRSMAAEGALKFPVVAVNDTPMKRHFDNVHGTGESSLTAIMATTNSLIAGKVLVVAGFGYCGRGVARKARGMGARVVVTEVDPRRALEAHMEGFGVMPMEEAAKVGEIFITTTGNTSVVTAQHFPLLRDGAILSNAGHFNVEIDVAWLEEHADAIERRDGIDTYALGEKKIHVLAQGRLVNLATPKGMGHPIEVMDLSFALQALSALYMVEHGKDLAPGVYDVPNAIDEEVATRKLAALGIAIDLLTEEQKTYLSAWDIGT from the coding sequence ATGAAGACAGGTCAGCAGAAGATGGACTGGGCGAGGCAGTACATGCCGGTGCTCGGGAGCATCAGAAAGGAATTCGAGGAGACAAAGCCCCTCGCCGGCGTGACCATCGGCATGGCCCTCCATGTGGAGGCCAAGACCGCGGTGCTCGTCGAGACCCTGGCGGCAGGCGGGGCCGAGGTGTATATCACCGGGTGCAACCCCCTCTCCACCCAGGACGATGTGGCGTCGGCCCTCGGCAAGGTGCCGGGCGTGCACTGCTATGCGAAGCGGGCGTGCTCGAACGACGAATACTACGCGGCGATCAACCGGGTGCTCGACGCCCGCCCGTCGATCACCATCGACGACGGCATGGACCTCATCCACGAACTTCACACTCACCGCCAGGACATCCTCAAGGATGTCGTCGGCGGGTGCGAGGAGACGACGACCGGGATCCACCGTCTGCGCTCGATGGCGGCCGAGGGCGCCCTGAAGTTCCCGGTGGTCGCGGTGAACGACACCCCCATGAAGCGTCACTTCGACAATGTCCACGGGACCGGCGAGAGTTCGCTGACGGCGATCATGGCCACGACCAACAGTCTCATCGCCGGCAAGGTGCTGGTGGTGGCCGGGTTCGGGTACTGCGGGCGCGGCGTCGCCAGGAAGGCCCGCGGCATGGGTGCCAGGGTCGTCGTCACCGAGGTCGATCCCAGGCGGGCACTCGAAGCCCATATGGAAGGCTTTGGCGTGATGCCGATGGAGGAGGCGGCGAAGGTCGGCGAGATCTTCATCACCACCACCGGAAACACCTCGGTCGTCACCGCACAGCACTTCCCGCTCCTCCGTGACGGGGCGATCCTCTCCAATGCCGGCCACTTCAACGTGGAGATCGATGTGGCATGGCTCGAGGAGCACGCCGACGCGATCGAGCGCCGGGACGGCATCGACACCTACGCGCTGGGCGAGAAGAAGATCCATGTCCTGGCCCAGGGTCGCCTGGTCAACCTCGCCACCCCGAAGGGGATGGGCCACCCGATCGAGGTGATGGACCTCTCCTTCGCGCTCCAGGCACTCTCCGCTCTCTACATGGTCGAGCACGGGAAGGATCTTGCGCCGGGCGTCTACGATGTCCCGAACGCCATCGACGAAGAGGTGGCGACGCGCAAACTCGCCGCTCTCGGGATCGCGATCGATCTCCTCACCGAGGAGCAGAAGACCTATCTCTCGGCCTGGGATATCGGGACATAA
- the hisF gene encoding imidazole glycerol phosphate synthase subunit HisF, whose protein sequence is MPLTKRIIPCLDIKDGRVVKGTHFEGLRDAGDPVELAARYNEQGADEVVFLDITASKENRGTIIPVIERAADKLFLPLTVGGGIRSIDDIQQVLRAGADKVSLNTSAVTDPDLITEAAERFGTQCVVVAIDVRANPEMKEGATPVTLADGREVWYEVVTMGGSHPTGLDAVQWAEEVEKRGAGEILLTSMETDGTKAGFDIPITRTISERVGIPVIASGGVGTLEHFWEGFALGKADACLAASVFHYGEMTVSQVKEYLAGRGIQVRR, encoded by the coding sequence ATGCCACTCACCAAACGGATCATCCCCTGCCTCGACATCAAGGACGGGCGGGTCGTGAAAGGGACACACTTCGAAGGGTTGCGGGACGCCGGCGACCCGGTGGAACTGGCCGCGAGGTACAACGAACAGGGCGCGGACGAGGTGGTCTTCCTGGACATCACCGCCTCGAAAGAGAACCGCGGCACAATCATCCCGGTCATCGAGCGGGCCGCGGACAAACTGTTCCTTCCGCTCACCGTCGGCGGCGGGATCCGGAGCATCGATGACATCCAGCAGGTGCTCAGGGCCGGCGCGGACAAGGTCTCGCTCAACACCAGCGCCGTCACCGACCCCGACCTGATCACCGAGGCCGCGGAGCGGTTCGGGACGCAGTGCGTCGTCGTGGCCATCGATGTGCGGGCAAACCCGGAGATGAAGGAAGGGGCGACGCCGGTCACCCTGGCCGACGGGCGCGAGGTCTGGTACGAGGTGGTGACCATGGGCGGGTCGCACCCGACCGGACTCGACGCCGTCCAGTGGGCAGAAGAGGTGGAAAAACGGGGCGCCGGCGAGATCCTGCTCACCAGCATGGAGACCGACGGGACGAAGGCCGGGTTCGATATCCCGATCACCCGCACCATCTCGGAACGCGTCGGCATCCCGGTCATCGCGAGCGGGGGCGTCGGCACCCTCGAACATTTCTGGGAAGGTTTCGCCCTCGGCAAGGCCGACGCCTGCCTTGCCGCGAGCGTCTTCCACTACGGGGAGATGACCGTCAGCCAGGTCAAGGAGTATCTGGCCGGACGGGGTATCCAGGTACGGCGGTAA